A single genomic interval of Psychroserpens sp. NJDZ02 harbors:
- a CDS encoding VOC family protein — MKKRVTGIGGLFFKTKDPKASKDWYNKHLDFNTDDYGSTFWWKDKDGNDCSTQWSPFPEDSKHFEPSKKDFMFNYRVENLKELIKVLKEEGVTVLGEIEEYDYGKFGWILDNDGNKIELWEPIDKIFLK; from the coding sequence ATGAAAAAACGCGTCACAGGAATTGGAGGTCTATTTTTTAAAACAAAAGACCCAAAAGCCTCAAAAGATTGGTATAACAAACATTTAGATTTTAATACAGACGATTACGGTTCTACCTTTTGGTGGAAGGATAAAGACGGTAATGATTGCTCTACACAATGGAGTCCATTTCCTGAAGATTCTAAACATTTTGAACCTTCAAAAAAAGACTTTATGTTTAACTATCGTGTAGAGAATCTTAAGGAATTAATAAAAGTATTAAAAGAAGAAGGTGTCACTGTTTTAGGTGAAATTGAAGAATATGACTATGGGAAATTTGGCTGGATACTCGATAACGACGGTAATAAAATTGAACTTTGGGAGCCAATCGATAAAATATTTTTAAAGTAG
- a CDS encoding cupin domain-containing protein, whose protein sequence is MKALDITQKLSKFTDNWQPHQIAIVDDMQVLLAKLKGEFVWHSHDNEDELFQVIKGTLYMQFRDRTEIVNAGEIIVVPKGVEHNPATKNNEEVHVLLFEKLNTAHTGKVKHELTQTNYPKI, encoded by the coding sequence ATGAAAGCACTAGACATTACTCAAAAACTATCTAAGTTTACAGATAACTGGCAACCACATCAAATAGCTATCGTAGACGATATGCAAGTATTGTTAGCCAAGCTTAAAGGCGAATTTGTGTGGCATAGCCATGATAATGAAGACGAACTTTTTCAGGTCATTAAAGGCACACTCTACATGCAATTTAGAGACCGAACAGAAATTGTTAACGCTGGAGAAATTATAGTCGTTCCTAAAGGCGTAGAACATAATCCTGCCACAAAAAACAATGAGGAAGTCCACGTCTTACTATTCGAAAAACTAAACACTGCTCATACTGGCAAAGTAAAACACGAATTAACGCAGACCAACTATCCAAAAATTTAA
- the mgtE gene encoding magnesium transporter yields MEDNQNIQFQLTDELIERVELLIEQKNDAALKLLLEEFHYADIAEILDEVNLDEAMYVIKLLDSETTSDVLMELDEDNREKVLKNLSAKEIAEEIEELDTDDAADIIAELPEARQAEVISQIEDKEHRAEIQELLAYDEDTAGGLMAKELVKVYETWTVAECLRRIRGQAQNVSRVHSIYVVDQQEKLLGRLSLKDLLTAKSDQKIAELSNSNVDYVYVEEDAEEVAKIMQKYDLEAIPVVDQNKTLLGRITIDDIVDVIREEADKDYQMAAGISQDVEADDSILKLTKARLPWLLIGMFGGLGAASIIEGFNGSMGEFIILLSFVPLIQATAGNVGVQSSAIVVQGLANNSIDGNILKRLLKEAVLGLVNGLAIALIAIVVTHFVFKTPYLISITIAIALVAVIIMAALIGTFIPIFLDKRGIDPAVATGPFITTSNDVFGILLYFLIAKSILGF; encoded by the coding sequence GTGGAAGACAATCAAAACATACAGTTTCAGCTTACAGACGAGCTCATCGAGCGCGTAGAGCTACTTATCGAACAAAAAAACGATGCTGCTCTTAAGTTACTTTTAGAAGAATTTCATTACGCTGATATTGCCGAAATTCTTGATGAAGTCAACTTAGACGAAGCGATGTATGTTATTAAGCTTCTTGATTCCGAAACCACATCTGATGTCCTTATGGAATTGGACGAGGATAATCGAGAAAAAGTCTTAAAAAACTTATCTGCAAAAGAAATAGCGGAAGAGATTGAAGAGCTAGATACCGATGATGCAGCAGATATTATTGCTGAGTTACCTGAAGCCCGCCAAGCCGAAGTCATTTCGCAAATAGAAGATAAAGAACACAGGGCCGAAATCCAAGAACTTTTAGCGTATGACGAGGACACCGCAGGTGGATTAATGGCCAAGGAGCTTGTTAAAGTTTATGAAACCTGGACCGTTGCAGAATGCCTACGTCGTATCCGAGGTCAAGCACAAAATGTAAGTCGCGTGCATTCTATATATGTCGTTGATCAACAAGAAAAATTACTAGGTCGTTTATCTTTAAAAGATCTATTAACGGCAAAAAGCGATCAAAAAATAGCCGAATTATCCAATTCTAACGTAGACTACGTTTATGTAGAAGAAGATGCAGAAGAAGTAGCAAAAATCATGCAAAAGTATGATTTAGAAGCCATTCCTGTTGTAGACCAAAATAAAACACTTTTAGGACGCATTACCATTGATGATATTGTCGATGTTATCCGTGAAGAAGCAGATAAAGATTATCAAATGGCAGCCGGTATATCTCAGGATGTAGAAGCTGATGATAGCATCTTAAAACTGACAAAAGCAAGACTACCATGGCTACTTATTGGTATGTTTGGTGGTCTTGGAGCAGCAAGCATAATAGAAGGTTTTAATGGGTCCATGGGAGAATTTATAATCCTACTAAGTTTTGTGCCTCTAATACAAGCCACAGCCGGAAATGTTGGTGTCCAATCGTCTGCAATTGTAGTACAAGGATTAGCTAATAATAGTATTGATGGCAACATTCTAAAACGTCTTTTAAAAGAAGCCGTTTTAGGATTAGTAAATGGTTTAGCAATAGCATTAATTGCAATAGTAGTCACCCATTTTGTTTTTAAAACACCCTATTTAATTTCGATCACTATAGCCATTGCACTAGTTGCCGTAATTATTATGGCTGCATTAATAGGTACATTTATCCCTATATTTTTAGACAAAAGAGGTATAGACCCAGCAGTAGCAACTGGTCCTTTTATTACCACAAGTAACGATGTCTTTGGGATACTACTGTACTTTCTAATAGCAAAATCCATTTTAGGGTTTTAA
- a CDS encoding 2-hydroxyacid dehydrogenase, whose amino-acid sequence MKILHLDSNHPLLINQLNDLGYTNHEDFTSSKADIQNKIKAYDGFIIRSRFSIDAAFLDAATNLKFIGRVGAGLENIDCDYAQSKGITLIAAPEGNRNAVGEHSLAMLLSLFNKLNKADKEVREGKWLREDNRGLELDGKTVGLIGYGNMGKAFAKKLRGFDVTVLCYDLKPNMGDDNAKQVSLTELQEKAEVLSLHTPETESTIKMVNKDLINGFKNPFWLINTARGKSVVTSDLVSALKSGQILGAGLDVLEYEKSSFENLFSDNNMPEAFKYLIQSDQVLLSPHVAGWTIQSKGKLAQTIVDKIKAKFY is encoded by the coding sequence ATGAAAATACTTCATCTAGACTCCAACCATCCTTTACTAATAAATCAACTAAATGACCTAGGTTATACAAACCATGAAGATTTCACGTCGTCTAAAGCAGACATTCAAAACAAAATCAAAGCATATGATGGTTTTATAATCAGAAGTCGCTTTAGTATTGATGCTGCATTTTTAGATGCGGCTACAAATTTGAAATTTATAGGACGTGTCGGTGCAGGTTTAGAAAACATCGATTGTGACTACGCCCAAAGTAAAGGCATAACATTAATCGCTGCTCCAGAAGGCAATCGTAACGCAGTTGGAGAACATAGTTTAGCAATGCTCCTATCGCTATTTAATAAGCTAAATAAAGCCGACAAAGAAGTTAGAGAAGGCAAATGGCTACGTGAAGACAACAGAGGCTTAGAACTAGACGGTAAAACCGTTGGTCTAATTGGTTATGGTAATATGGGAAAAGCATTTGCAAAAAAACTACGAGGTTTTGATGTCACTGTTTTATGTTATGATCTCAAACCCAATATGGGAGATGACAACGCTAAACAAGTAAGCCTAACAGAACTTCAAGAAAAAGCAGAAGTACTAAGTCTACATACGCCAGAAACAGAGTCTACTATAAAAATGGTCAATAAAGACCTAATAAACGGGTTTAAAAACCCATTTTGGCTCATAAATACAGCACGTGGCAAAAGTGTGGTTACCTCAGACCTAGTCTCTGCCTTAAAATCAGGACAAATACTAGGTGCTGGTTTAGACGTTTTAGAATATGAAAAATCATCTTTCGAAAATCTGTTTAGTGACAACAACATGCCCGAAGCTTTTAAGTATCTGATACAGTCTGACCAAGTACTACTATCACCGCATGTGGCTGGCTGGACTATTCAAAGTAAAGGAAAATTAGCACAAACTATCGTGGATAAAATCAAAGCAAAATTTTATTAG